The Kitasatospora setae KM-6054 genome contains a region encoding:
- a CDS encoding UDP-N-acetylglucosamine 1-carboxyvinyltransferase — protein sequence MTHAPVPAVTVRPGRPLSGTVRVDGSKNAALPLLAAAATIRRPVRMGNVPDSADVQLLLALLQRSGRQLARPSAVPRSVALLPLESHPAVPELPDAGRIRASYYLVPALLAACGQARLPWPGGCRIGDRGMDEHFKVYAAFGDKVETDQAGYRVTASPSSPAQVTVDLPFRSRGASVAAVLRAVAGGHRLRLGNPNLSPEFTGVLDFLRQAGWQADLARDVLRVEPPAAPDETATLDWSVPGDKIEAGTLACAIAATGGSGRIEGVRAPDVRPVAEALNQLGIPVRAEPDALVLPGGGTPTGAPLTAVASLDPDGLDADFEPALLALALGLPGTHLFADAINPGRHGNLLPQLRLLGAEFEELSATRCRLTGPQRLTGTVVEAIDIRTGSALLIAGLTARGTTTVTGLDQLRRGHADLPAKLRALGADVTEAAR from the coding sequence ATGACGCATGCCCCCGTCCCCGCCGTCACCGTCCGTCCCGGGCGCCCCCTGTCCGGGACCGTCCGGGTCGACGGCTCGAAGAACGCCGCGCTGCCCCTGCTGGCGGCGGCCGCGACGATCCGCCGCCCGGTCCGGATGGGCAACGTGCCCGACAGCGCGGACGTGCAACTGCTGCTGGCCCTGCTCCAGCGCTCGGGCCGGCAGTTGGCCCGTCCTTCCGCCGTCCCCCGGTCAGTGGCCCTGCTGCCGCTGGAGAGTCACCCGGCGGTGCCGGAACTGCCGGACGCGGGCCGCATCCGGGCCTCCTACTACCTGGTGCCCGCCCTGCTGGCCGCCTGCGGTCAGGCCCGGCTGCCGTGGCCGGGTGGCTGCCGGATCGGCGACCGGGGCATGGACGAGCACTTCAAGGTCTACGCCGCCTTCGGCGACAAGGTCGAGACCGACCAGGCCGGTTACCGCGTCACCGCCTCGCCGAGCAGCCCCGCGCAGGTGACGGTGGACCTGCCGTTCCGCTCGCGGGGAGCGAGCGTGGCGGCCGTCCTGCGCGCCGTGGCGGGCGGCCACCGGCTGCGGCTGGGCAACCCCAACCTGTCCCCGGAGTTCACCGGGGTGCTGGACTTCCTGCGACAGGCCGGCTGGCAGGCGGACCTCGCCCGGGACGTCCTGCGCGTCGAGCCGCCCGCCGCACCCGACGAGACGGCGACGCTCGACTGGTCGGTACCGGGCGACAAGATCGAGGCCGGGACCTTGGCCTGCGCGATCGCCGCCACCGGCGGCAGCGGCCGGATCGAGGGCGTCCGCGCCCCGGACGTCCGGCCCGTCGCCGAGGCACTGAACCAGCTGGGCATCCCCGTCCGGGCCGAGCCCGACGCCCTGGTCCTGCCCGGTGGCGGCACCCCGACCGGCGCCCCGCTGACGGCCGTCGCCTCGCTCGACCCGGACGGCTTGGACGCCGACTTCGAGCCCGCGTTGCTGGCGCTCGCCCTCGGCCTGCCCGGCACCCACCTGTTCGCCGACGCCATCAACCCCGGCCGCCACGGCAACCTGCTGCCGCAACTCCGCCTCCTCGGAGCCGAGTTCGAGGAGCTCTCCGCCACCCGCTGCCGCCTGACCGGCCCGCAGCGGTTGACCGGCACCGTGGTGGAGGCCATCGACATCCGCACCGGCAGCGCGCTGCTGATCGCCGGACTCACCGCCCGCGGCACCACCACCGTCACCGGACTCGACCAGCTCCGGCGCGGCCACGCCGACCTGCCCGCCAAGCTCCGCGCCCTCGGCGCCGACGTCACCGAGGCCGCCCGGTGA
- a CDS encoding glycosyltransferase family 4 protein — protein MTFPRPGRPLVATCLDLPFGSPGGSVELFLDLYTGDRPLLPARAFMLQPAGPRPTVPAGLDLLPVTGKALEGPAFRRYTAALGRALVHALDAERIGVLHLHHLAFGATPALLRALPRHPRIALVHGTDLLFAEQHRDQLRVLRESARLADAIVVPTTAMADHLTRLAPRTGTDKIHHIPWGIPDHLLTAPPAQATRPGGPRLRLLYAGRLTPEKGGGVLAEALAAAEHVELSVAAPRAEFDALRPALRQAIHPVRYLGWLRRPQLWKAFAEHDALVMPSTTLEAMGLVALEAQACGLPVLYQPVPGLREALGSSALATDFTDAATLARDLERLRTSPTLLPALREAGRTNAARHPLSTTAAALADLGTQLR, from the coding sequence GTGACCTTCCCCCGCCCCGGCCGCCCCCTGGTGGCGACCTGCCTCGACCTGCCCTTCGGCAGCCCCGGCGGCAGCGTCGAGCTCTTCCTCGACCTGTACACCGGCGACCGCCCGCTCCTCCCCGCCCGCGCCTTCATGCTCCAGCCCGCCGGACCCCGCCCCACCGTCCCGGCCGGGCTCGACCTGCTGCCCGTCACCGGCAAGGCCCTGGAGGGCCCCGCCTTCCGCCGCTACACCGCCGCTCTCGGCCGTGCCCTCGTACACGCCCTGGACGCCGAGCGGATCGGGGTGCTGCACCTGCACCACCTGGCGTTCGGCGCCACCCCCGCCCTGCTGCGGGCGCTGCCCCGACACCCGCGGATCGCCCTGGTGCACGGCACCGACCTGCTCTTCGCCGAGCAGCACCGCGACCAGTTGCGCGTCCTGCGCGAGAGCGCCCGCCTCGCCGACGCGATCGTGGTCCCCACCACGGCCATGGCCGACCACCTGACCCGCCTCGCACCCCGAACCGGCACCGACAAGATCCACCACATCCCGTGGGGCATCCCCGACCACCTGCTCACCGCCCCGCCCGCTCAGGCCACCCGCCCCGGCGGCCCCCGCCTGCGGCTGCTGTACGCCGGGCGGCTCACCCCGGAGAAGGGCGGCGGCGTCCTCGCCGAGGCGCTGGCCGCGGCAGAGCACGTCGAACTGAGCGTCGCCGCCCCGCGCGCGGAGTTCGACGCGCTCCGACCCGCGCTCCGCCAAGCCATCCACCCGGTCCGCTACCTGGGTTGGCTCCGCCGTCCCCAGCTGTGGAAGGCGTTCGCCGAGCACGACGCGCTCGTCATGCCCTCCACCACCCTGGAGGCGATGGGCCTGGTCGCCCTGGAGGCCCAGGCGTGCGGCCTGCCCGTCCTCTACCAGCCCGTCCCCGGCCTGCGCGAGGCCCTCGGCAGCTCCGCCCTGGCCACCGACTTCACCGACGCCGCCACGCTCGCCCGCGACCTGGAACGGTTGCGGACCTCGCCCACGCTGCTGCCCGCCCTGCGGGAGGCCGGCCGGACGAACGCGGCCCGCCACCCGCTCAGCACCACCGCAGCCGCACTGGCCGACCTCGGCACGCAGCTCCGCTGA
- a CDS encoding helix-turn-helix domain-containing protein translates to MAKRNPAPQSVYRRQLASRLKELRDARELTLTEVAGIVEVNQSSLSRIENGERGTTPVLVKALLDCYEVTDPVEREDILDLVRADQAQRQQWWKKYSTVINTTQYAGYLALESSATSFRSYEPQLVPGLLQTADYARQVITAMRVDLTARQVDALVTVRMERQEKVMDRPDAPKLWAVIDEAAIRRIAGSPSVLKGQLEHLLAVAPSPNLTVQLLPFSAGFHPGLYGSFMLMGFPEPNPDVVWVENLTNSVGFEGSEDVERYAEVFDHLRARALGPPETRGQINKILKEL, encoded by the coding sequence ATGGCGAAGAGGAACCCGGCCCCGCAGTCCGTGTACCGCCGTCAGCTCGCTTCCAGGCTCAAGGAGTTGAGGGACGCGCGCGAGCTGACGCTGACCGAGGTCGCGGGCATCGTGGAGGTCAACCAGAGCTCGCTCAGTCGCATCGAGAACGGCGAACGGGGCACCACCCCCGTCTTGGTGAAGGCTCTGCTGGACTGCTACGAGGTCACCGACCCCGTCGAGCGCGAGGACATCCTCGACCTGGTCCGGGCCGACCAGGCCCAGCGCCAGCAGTGGTGGAAGAAGTACTCCACGGTCATCAACACCACCCAGTACGCGGGCTACCTGGCCCTGGAGTCCAGCGCGACCAGCTTCCGCTCCTACGAGCCGCAACTGGTACCCGGTCTCCTGCAGACCGCCGACTACGCGCGCCAGGTCATCACCGCGATGCGGGTGGACCTGACCGCCAGGCAGGTCGACGCCCTGGTGACGGTCCGGATGGAGCGCCAGGAGAAGGTGATGGACCGCCCAGACGCACCGAAGCTCTGGGCGGTGATCGACGAGGCGGCCATCCGGCGGATCGCGGGTTCGCCGTCCGTCCTGAAGGGCCAGCTGGAACACCTGCTGGCCGTCGCGCCCAGCCCGAACCTCACCGTCCAGCTCCTGCCGTTCTCGGCCGGCTTCCACCCCGGCCTGTACGGGTCGTTCATGCTCATGGGCTTCCCCGAACCCAATCCGGACGTGGTGTGGGTGGAGAATCTGACCAACTCGGTGGGTTTCGAGGGGTCCGAGGACGTGGAGCGCTACGCCGAGGTCTTCGACCACCTGCGGGCCCGCGCACTCGGCCCGCCCGAGACCCGCGGTCAGATCAACAAGATCCTCAAGGAGCTGTGA
- a CDS encoding ParB N-terminal domain-containing protein gives MKVHPLIAEFPMLSEAELLGLAEDIKTNGQYEPILLDAHGTLLDGRNRLAACELASVEPRFTTYQGDDPAHLIWISNALRRQLNQGQRAMILAKARSASKSVARADAEGFGVSPARLSLATTVVEHAPALVDPVISGAMGLDAAYEQARKNKAEAKTRQAQYDRLRDQAPDLVGRLGEDDLTLAEALAELDRRHEEEELRAHVRRIDDLRAADGDPGPGHARLAEDEEIDWNEAGLRADRYLAQRRERLQQVQQALHLITDNWSGLLHLAHHPDSAFTREALDVLAPEARALADRLIAREAETR, from the coding sequence GTGAAAGTCCACCCCCTCATCGCCGAGTTCCCCATGCTCAGCGAGGCCGAACTCCTCGGCCTCGCCGAGGACATCAAGACCAATGGCCAGTACGAGCCGATCCTCCTCGACGCCCACGGCACCCTCCTGGACGGCCGCAACCGGCTCGCCGCCTGCGAACTGGCCAGTGTCGAACCCCGCTTCACCACCTACCAGGGCGACGACCCGGCACACCTGATCTGGATCTCCAACGCCCTGCGCCGCCAGCTCAACCAGGGCCAGCGCGCCATGATCCTCGCCAAGGCCCGTTCAGCTTCGAAATCCGTGGCGCGCGCCGATGCCGAAGGCTTCGGGGTCAGCCCCGCGCGGCTGTCCCTCGCCACCACCGTGGTCGAGCACGCCCCCGCGCTCGTCGATCCGGTGATCAGCGGCGCGATGGGCCTGGACGCCGCCTACGAGCAGGCCCGCAAGAACAAGGCCGAGGCCAAGACCCGGCAGGCCCAGTACGACCGGCTCCGCGACCAGGCCCCCGACCTCGTCGGCCGCCTCGGCGAGGACGACCTCACGCTGGCCGAAGCCCTCGCCGAACTCGACCGCCGCCACGAGGAGGAGGAACTCCGCGCACACGTCCGCAGGATCGACGACCTACGCGCAGCCGACGGAGACCCCGGCCCCGGGCATGCCCGACTCGCGGAGGACGAGGAGATCGACTGGAACGAGGCTGGCCTGCGTGCCGACCGCTACCTCGCCCAGCGCCGGGAGCGCCTCCAGCAGGTGCAACAGGCCCTCCACCTGATCACCGACAACTGGAGCGGCCTCCTTCACCTCGCCCACCACCCCGACAGCGCTTTCACCCGCGAGGCCCTCGACGTACTCGCCCCCGAAGCGCGTGCTCTCGCCGACCGCCTCATCGCTCGCGAAGCCGAAACCCGGTAG
- a CDS encoding ATP-binding protein: MHEVRTRRRHEPEAVSCGFFLLPRPDGFVLHMSASPEHVSEMRALVFKAATSSGASEDVADSARLVAGELVANVVRLCGPWAPVVVLVAGTDEGVVVEVHDPVPSTVPGRKPESPDNTHAETGRGLWILDALAPGWSVAPTPVGKRITCTLPHGEPASS; encoded by the coding sequence ATGCACGAAGTCCGAACCCGTCGTCGCCATGAGCCCGAAGCGGTCTCGTGCGGGTTCTTCCTGCTGCCCCGCCCCGACGGCTTCGTGCTGCACATGAGCGCGAGCCCGGAGCACGTCAGCGAGATGCGGGCCCTGGTCTTCAAGGCGGCGACCTCGTCCGGGGCTTCCGAGGACGTCGCCGACTCGGCCCGGCTGGTGGCCGGCGAACTGGTCGCCAACGTGGTGCGGCTGTGCGGTCCGTGGGCCCCGGTGGTCGTCCTGGTGGCCGGCACCGACGAGGGAGTCGTGGTGGAGGTCCACGACCCGGTGCCGTCCACGGTGCCCGGCCGGAAGCCCGAGTCCCCGGACAACACCCACGCCGAGACCGGCCGCGGCCTGTGGATCCTCGACGCCCTCGCCCCGGGCTGGAGCGTCGCCCCCACCCCGGTGGGCAAGCGGATCACCTGCACCCTGCCGCACGGGGAACCCGCCTCGTCCTGA
- a CDS encoding metallophosphoesterase — translation MTGAARVLERILATTDVHSHLAHATGLLSHLGAERDRSLIVDCGDFFEGTGYYRLGRGGVERKVLLALYDVIAPGNHGWSHHFEPGLHELTVCANAVDAVSDRPLFRPLHLAEVGGRRVAVTAVIGPQAFAAIPLAQRAGHRVTDPVRALRELLLAHHHEVDSWVLLSHSGFEQDVRLTAECPFLEVVFAGHCHSDRYGPEAVGGALVVKGPEHGAGYALAEPVAGPGWSARPCRFPATGRLPADLAEIGREIDTLKDRLADPLGPVAECWRNTVPDRRALLEAVAAELHRDLGGSMLVVLNETALRPVPLGEVLRTEDLMAVEPFGNRLVRTGPPDDLPALLARLTERAGPLVTVPDPPPPGLRHVLTTDYLAETFPSGPAEDSGRPLGQVVRHVLTRTPSVEGAAE, via the coding sequence GTGACCGGGGCCGCGCGGGTGCTGGAGCGGATCCTCGCCACCACCGACGTCCACTCCCACCTCGCCCACGCCACCGGCTTGCTCTCCCACCTGGGCGCCGAACGCGACCGGTCGCTGATCGTGGACTGCGGGGACTTCTTCGAAGGCACCGGCTACTACCGACTCGGCCGCGGCGGCGTCGAGCGCAAGGTCCTGCTCGCGCTGTACGACGTGATCGCACCGGGCAACCACGGCTGGAGCCACCACTTCGAGCCCGGGCTGCACGAGTTGACGGTGTGCGCGAACGCCGTCGACGCCGTGAGCGACCGGCCGCTGTTCCGCCCGCTACACCTGGCGGAGGTCGGCGGACGGCGGGTGGCGGTCACCGCCGTCATCGGCCCGCAGGCGTTCGCCGCGATCCCGCTCGCCCAGCGCGCCGGGCACCGCGTCACGGACCCGGTGCGGGCGCTGCGCGAACTGCTGCTGGCCCATCACCACGAGGTGGACTCCTGGGTGCTGCTGTCGCACTCGGGCTTCGAACAGGACGTGCGACTGACCGCCGAGTGCCCGTTCCTGGAGGTCGTCTTCGCCGGGCACTGCCACAGCGACCGCTACGGGCCCGAGGCGGTCGGCGGTGCCCTCGTCGTCAAGGGCCCCGAGCACGGGGCCGGCTACGCGCTGGCCGAACCGGTCGCCGGGCCCGGCTGGAGCGCCCGCCCCTGCCGCTTCCCCGCCACCGGCCGGCTCCCGGCCGACCTGGCGGAGATCGGCCGGGAGATCGACACGCTGAAGGACCGCCTGGCCGACCCGCTCGGCCCCGTCGCAGAGTGTTGGCGCAACACCGTCCCCGACCGCAGGGCGCTGCTGGAAGCCGTCGCCGCCGAACTGCACCGGGATCTCGGCGGCAGCATGCTCGTCGTCCTCAACGAGACCGCCCTGCGGCCCGTGCCCCTCGGCGAAGTGCTGCGGACCGAGGATCTGATGGCGGTCGAACCGTTCGGCAACCGGCTCGTCCGCACCGGCCCGCCCGACGACCTGCCCGCGCTGCTGGCGCGCCTGACCGAACGGGCCGGGCCGCTCGTCACGGTGCCCGACCCGCCTCCGCCCGGCCTCCGCCACGTGCTGACCACCGACTACCTCGCCGAGACCTTCCCGTCCGGGCCCGCTGAGGACAGCGGCCGGCCGCTCGGCCAGGTCGTGAGGCACGTCCTCACCCGCACCCCGAGCGTCGAAGGAGCAGCCGAATGA
- a CDS encoding dCTP deaminase, protein MILTAAAIAAAVAAGEITIDPFDPARLSPNAYDWRLGETLRVCEGDLDAAEPTAFTETALPADGLVLEPGVLYLGATLEHTGSERYAQLLNGDRTTGALGIWVHVSAPLGHAGHAIRWTLEIRAAKPVRVYPGMTFGKLVFLQTFGAPASYQQLGLKYTATDGIDISRLYEEIPGGTT, encoded by the coding sequence ATGATCCTCACCGCTGCCGCCATCGCCGCCGCCGTCGCGGCGGGCGAGATCACCATCGACCCCTTCGACCCGGCCCGGCTCTCCCCCAACGCCTACGACTGGCGCCTCGGCGAGACCTTACGGGTGTGCGAAGGCGACCTGGACGCCGCCGAGCCCACCGCCTTCACCGAGACCGCCCTCCCCGCCGACGGCCTCGTCCTCGAACCCGGCGTGCTGTACCTCGGCGCGACGCTGGAGCACACCGGCTCCGAGCGGTACGCGCAGTTACTCAACGGCGACCGGACCACCGGGGCGCTCGGCATCTGGGTGCACGTCTCCGCCCCGCTCGGCCACGCCGGCCACGCGATCCGCTGGACGCTGGAGATCCGCGCCGCCAAACCGGTCCGGGTCTACCCCGGCATGACCTTCGGGAAGCTGGTCTTCCTGCAGACCTTCGGCGCCCCGGCCAGCTACCAGCAGCTCGGCCTCAAGTACACGGCCACCGACGGCATCGACATCTCCCGCCTCTACGAGGAGATCCCCGGAGGCACCACGTGA
- a CDS encoding serine hydrolase domain-containing protein has product MTPSTDRIHRLLADGVRDRAYPGAVWAVGDATGTLDGGAVGVLDPARPGEAMRPDTLFDVASLTKILAVWSTVGTLWQDGLLPLDEPLGDFWPEVTGHPLGRATAHHLLTHTAGLPLRAQLKNRYGTDPAEIRAGVLHEALQRPPGEAVEYTDRAALVLGYLAEHLSEQPLDRLAETRIWQPLGMDATRFGPLPADRAALAAPTELDQDTGTHLKGTAHDFSARLLNGVCGIAGTFSTAADLARFLQYLLDPATAPGKPGFGPAWTQESLTVRTGTLEPARGLFWHPAPGASPAEDIWVHYGFTGTGLWVSPQLGTWAVLLTNKLYFTRDREPLTTLRNRFRELVFP; this is encoded by the coding sequence ATGACACCCAGCACCGACCGCATCCACCGGCTCCTGGCCGACGGCGTCCGCGACCGCGCCTACCCCGGGGCGGTGTGGGCCGTCGGCGACGCGACCGGCACCCTGGACGGCGGTGCCGTGGGCGTCCTCGACCCGGCTCGCCCCGGCGAGGCCATGCGGCCGGACACCCTGTTCGACGTCGCCAGCCTCACCAAGATCCTCGCCGTCTGGTCCACCGTCGGCACGCTGTGGCAGGACGGCCTGCTGCCGCTGGACGAGCCGCTCGGCGACTTCTGGCCCGAGGTGACCGGCCACCCGCTGGGCCGGGCCACCGCACACCACCTGCTCACCCACACCGCCGGGCTGCCGCTGCGGGCCCAGCTGAAGAACCGCTACGGCACCGACCCCGCCGAGATCCGCGCGGGCGTCCTGCACGAGGCCCTGCAGCGGCCGCCGGGCGAGGCCGTCGAGTACACCGACCGGGCCGCCCTCGTCCTCGGCTACCTCGCCGAACACCTCTCCGAGCAGCCGCTCGACCGCCTCGCCGAGACCCGGATCTGGCAGCCCCTCGGGATGGACGCCACCCGCTTCGGGCCGCTGCCCGCCGACCGGGCCGCCCTCGCCGCCCCCACCGAACTCGACCAGGACACCGGCACCCACCTCAAGGGCACCGCCCACGACTTCTCCGCCCGCCTCCTGAACGGCGTGTGCGGCATCGCCGGCACCTTCTCCACCGCCGCCGACCTCGCCCGCTTCCTCCAGTACCTGCTCGACCCCGCCACCGCCCCGGGAAAGCCCGGCTTCGGCCCCGCCTGGACGCAGGAATCCCTGACCGTCCGGACCGGCACCCTGGAACCCGCCCGCGGCCTGTTCTGGCACCCCGCCCCCGGCGCCAGCCCGGCCGAGGACATCTGGGTGCACTACGGCTTCACCGGCACCGGCCTGTGGGTCTCCCCTCAACTGGGCACCTGGGCTGTCCTGCTGACCAACAAGCTCTACTTCACCCGCGACCGCGAACCGCTCACCACCCTCCGCAACCGCTTCCGCGAGCTCGTCTTCCCCTGA
- the dcd gene encoding dCTP deaminase: protein MILTGPEITTAARDGRLRIAPFEPGQVNPNSYNVRLGPTLLTYTEEVIDAHRPNPTREFEIGNDGFVLQPGQLYLGHTVEEVGSDTFVPLLFGRSSVGRLGLFVEITAPIGDLGFHGQWTLMLSPTRPLRVYRGMKIGQIMFFLSVGPVDLYSGKYQAALGPQPSGYWRDRPGTEAAAR from the coding sequence ATGATCCTCACCGGCCCGGAGATCACCACGGCCGCCCGCGACGGCCGCCTGCGCATCGCCCCCTTCGAACCCGGCCAGGTCAACCCCAACAGCTACAACGTCCGCCTCGGCCCCACCCTGCTGACGTACACCGAGGAGGTCATCGACGCCCACCGCCCCAACCCCACCAGGGAGTTCGAGATCGGCAACGACGGGTTCGTCCTCCAGCCGGGCCAGCTCTACCTGGGGCACACCGTGGAGGAGGTCGGCTCCGACACCTTCGTCCCGCTGCTGTTCGGCCGTTCCTCCGTCGGCCGGCTCGGCCTGTTCGTCGAGATCACCGCCCCGATCGGCGACCTCGGCTTCCACGGCCAGTGGACGCTCATGCTCTCCCCGACCCGCCCGCTGCGGGTCTACCGGGGCATGAAGATCGGCCAGATCATGTTCTTCCTGTCCGTCGGACCGGTCGACCTCTACAGCGGCAAGTACCAGGCGGCGCTCGGCCCGCAGCCCTCCGGCTACTGGCGCGACCGGCCCGGCACCGAGGCGGCGGCCCGATGA